Part of the Phycisphaerales bacterium genome, CTTGTACGAGGCCATCTGGGCGGTGGTGGACTGGGGGTTGCCGTCGGTCACCGCCACGAGCGATCGTGCGTTGATCTCGCGCAGGAAGTCGGCGACGGTGTCCGCTCCCTCTTGCTCGATGAAGTCGACGATTTTGTCCTCCACGTCACCGGTGGCGTCGGCGGTGAAGACGAGCGGATCGCCCTCTCGGCCCAGGAACTGGAGCGTCGCGCGATCGCCGTCGTCGCTCAGCGTGAAGCTGATGGCGTCGTCGACGCCGGCGTACCGCAACGACGCCGAGAAGTCCTCGCCGTCGAAGATGGCGAAGTCGTTCTGCGTATCCAGCAGGTCTTCGACGAGATCGGGCACAGAGGATCCGCCAACCGACAGGCTGCCGACCATCGGATCGTTGGGAACGACGAGCACGCGGAAGAGGTCATCGCCCGAGGCGGTCGAGGGCAGGCAGGCGACGCCGGCGGCAGCCAGCAGGCCCATGATCGTTGGTCGGCGCATGGTCGCTACTCCTCTTGGCGCCGGCGGCGCATCGTGTCGATCGAGGCCCGCGTCCGTGCCGGGCCCGTCGTGTTATCGACCGCCCGCTGGCGGGAGTTGAGCCCGCCATCACTTTGCGACCCGATTTCGGCGGACGCGCAAAGACTGCGGCCATACGATGCCTCCCGGGGCCCGAATCGGGCGCCCTCACCCCGCTCACGGCGAGCACGCACCGGTCTGGATGACCCCCGGAGGTGGCCTCGGGATGCCCAAACGAGAAGACGTCCGCACCATCCTCGTGCTCGGGTCCGGGCCGATCGTGATCGGCCAGGGCTGCGAGTTCGACTACTCGGGTGCCCAGGCGTGCAAGGCCCTGCGGGCCGAGGGCTGCCGGGTGGTGCTGGTCAACTCGAACCCCGCCACCATCATGACCGATCCGAGCATGTCGGATCGCACCTACATCGAGCCCATCACGCCCGAGAGCGTCCGCAAGATCATCCAGAAGGAGTGCGACGAGTCGGCCGGCGGCCAGGGCATTGACGCCATCCTGCCCACGCTCGGCGGCCAAACCGCGCTGAACTGCGCGTGCACGCTCTTCGACAACGGCACCCTCGACGAGTTCGGCATCGAGATGATCGGGGCTGACCGCGAGGTCATCCACCGCGCCGAAGACCGCGAGGCCTTCCGAAAGGTGTGCGAGGCCGAAGACCTGCCGCTCGCGCCCTCACGCACGGTCAAGAGCCTCGACGAAGCGATGGAAGCGCTCGACGAGCTCGGCCTGCCGTCGATCGTCCGCCCGGCCTTCACGCTCGGCGGCTGGGGCGGCGGCGTCGCGTACAACACCGAGGAATTCCGCCAGCAGGTGGCCCGCGGCCTCAGCGCCAGCATGATCGGCCAGGTCCAGATCGACAAGAGCCTGCTCGGCTGGAAGGAGTACGAGCTCGAGGTCGTCCGCGACAAGCACGACAACTGCGTCATCGTGTGCGGCATCGAGAACATCGACGCCATGGGCGTGCACACGGGCGACTCCATCACCGTCGCACCCATCCTGACGCTCACCGACAAGGAGTACCAGGTGCTCCGCGACGCCGCGTTCGCGGTGGTGCGGGCCGTCGGCGTCGAGACCGGCGGCAGCAACGTGCAGTTCGCCGTGAACCCCAGCCCGACGCCGAACGATGACGGAACGGAGGCGTTCGAGTTCGTCGTGGTCGAGATGAACCCGCGGGTGTCACGCTCGAGCGCGCTGGCCAGCAAGGCCACGGGCTTCCCGATCGCCAAGATCGCTGCCCGGCTCGCCCTGGGCTACACGCTCGATGAGCTGCGCAACGACATCACCGCGACGACGAGCGCTTGCTTCGAGCCAAGCATCGACTACGTCGTCACCAAGATGCCGCGGTGGACCTTCGAGAAGTTCCCCGAGGCCGACGAGACGCTGACGACGCAGATGAAGAGCGTGGGCGAGGCCATGGCCATCGGCCGGACCTTCAAGGAGAGCCTGCAGAAGGCCATCCGCTCGATGGAGGTCAAGCGGTTCGGCCTGGGCCTCGACCGCAACGATAAGTGGCTGACGGCGACGCGGGCGATCGAGCGCGAGCAGCTCGTCCTCGACTTCGCCGAGCCGGGCGACCCGACGCACATCATCAGCGCGACCGGCCTGCGTACCGCCGATGGTCAGCCGATCGAATGGCCCATCGACGACACGAAGCTCACGCGAAAGCTCGCGGTGCCAAGCCAGGGCCGGCTGTACTACGTGCGATACGCGCTCAAGATGGGCTGGTCGATCGAGCAGATCCATGGGCTCACCAAGATCGACCCGTTCTTCCTAAGCCAGATTGCAGAGCTCGTATCGTTCGAGGACACGCTGCTGGCGTATGAGAAGCTCGACGATGTGCCCGAGCACGTCTTACGCGAGGCCAAGCGGCTGGGATACAGCGACGCCCAGCTCGCCAACGTCTATCTCGACACCATCAGCAGCAAGACCATCCTGAGCGTACGAGAGCGTCGCAAGGGCTACGGGATCATCCCCGCTTTCAAGCTGGTCGATACCTGTGCCGCCGAGTTCGAGGCCGCGACGCCCTACTACTACTCGACCTACGAGAGCCCCGTCATGGTCTATGACGAGGCGGGCAACGCGACGCAGCAATACGACACCGAGGTCCGCATCACCGATGCGCCGAAGGTCGTGATCCTCGGCGGGGGGCCCAACCGCATCGGCCAGGGCATCGAATTCGATTACTGTTGTTGCCACGCCGCCTTCGCCGCGCGCGAGATGGGCATCGAGAGCGTGATGATCAACTCGAACCCCGAGACGGTCAGCACCGACTACGACACCAGTGATCTTCTCTTCTTCGAGCCGCTCACCCTCGAAGACGTGCTGAACGTGACCGAGGCAATCAGCCCCGATGGCCAGCTCACCGGCGCCATCGTGCAGTACGGCGGGCAGACGCCGCTGAATCTCGCCCACGGCCTGGCGATGGCTGGCACGCCCATCATCGGTACGAGCCTCGACAGCATCGACCTCGCAGAAGATCGTGATCAGTTCGACCACCTGCTCGAAGAAGTCGGCCTCGCGCGACCGGCCAGCGGCATCGCTCGCTCTCGCCAGCGGGCCGAGGAGATCGCATCCGAGCTGGGCTACCCGGTGCTCGTGCGGCCGAGTTACGTCTTGGGTGGCCGGGGCATGGAGATCTGCCAGACCAAGTCGGCCCTGCGCCGCTTCGTCGACAGCGCCGTGCACAGCGCGGGGCTCGACGGCGGGCTCGACGACGCGCCGATCCTCATCGACAAGTTCCTCGACGGCGCCACCGAGGTCGACGTCGACGTCATCGCCGACTTCGATCCTTCCCTGGATGTTGGGCGCCAGCGCGAGGGCGCCCGCGCCGTCATCTGCGGCATCATGGAACACATCGAGCACGCGGGCGTGCACAGCGGCGACAGCACGTGCTTCCTGCCACCCAACGAGCTCTCGCCGCGCACCGTCGCGAAGGTGCGCGATGCCGCCCAGAAGCTGGCCGCGAGCCTCAAGGTCTGCGGGCTCATGAACGTGCAGCTCGCGATCAAGGACGACGTCGTCTACGTGCTCGAGGTCAATCCACGCGCGAGCCGCACGGCTCCCTACGTCAGCAAGGCCACGCACGTGCCCTGGCCCAACCTGGCCGCCCGCGTCATGATGGGCGCCACGCTCGACGAGCTGGGCGTCCACGAAGTACTCGATGCCGGCGCGTTCGCAGTGAAGGCGCCCGTGTTCCCGCACCAGAAGTTCCCACGCGTCGACTTCGTGCTGGGCCCGGAGATGCGCAGCACGGGCGAGGTCATGGGCATGGACGCGTCGCCGCCGCTCGCCCTTGCCAAGGCCGCGATGGCCGCGGGCAACACGCTCCCGACGGCGGGCGCCGTGTTCGTCTCGGTGCGAGACGCCGACAAGCCGGGCATCCTGCCCGTCGTGCGCGGGCTGGCGGCAATGGGCTTCGTGATCTACAGCACGGGCGGCACCGCCGAGTTCCTGGCGCGCTACAGCGTGCGTACGAACCTGGTGCAGAAGATCGCCACCGGCGCTCGTCCAAACGTCATCGACATGATGACCAGCGGCGACATCAACCTCGTGATCAACACGCCGACCGCCAGCGGCAGCGAGACGGACGAGGGGCGCATCCGCTCGACCGCCGTACGCCTCTCGATCCCGATGATCACGACCGCCACGGCCGCGCGCGCCGCCGTCGACGCCATCGCGGCCCTGCGGGCCGGTGATTGGTCGGTGCGTCCGCTGCAGGAGTACGCCCAGGCCGCCCAGGCCATCGACGCGAACCGGCAGCCCGTCGCCGCACGCTGAGCATCTAGGTAATCTGGGCCCGAGCACGAATCGGTAACGCGCTCGTGCGTGCTCGCGTCGTCGATGGCCCGAAAACGGGCTCCGCACGCCCTGGCGCACGCGTGCGGCCCATCCAACATCCCAGATTCTTGCTCGCACCCCGCAGTTTCGGTGGGCGTCGCGACGGGTCGCAACCGGTGATCCGTCGTTATGTATAGAAAGCGGCACGATCGAATCCCAACGACGGAGAGATGTTGGGACGCACGACTGCCGGAGCGACCGAGGCCCGACCGGGCCGCACGACCTCGCCCCCAGCCCGGGGACGCCGAAGGCTCCGACGTGTTGAAATGCTGCTCACGGATGGCCACGACCGGACGGGCAACCCGGTGTAAAGGACTCTCTGCATGCGGATGAGCGAACGTGGTGCGTCGGGGTTGCATCGCCTGCGCGGCAGGCCCGGGCTGAGCCCGAACGAGTTGGTCGTCGCCGATCGCGATTGGCTGCACGGACGGTTCCGTCTGCCGGTCGATTCGCCGAACTTCGCGAACACGGGCCCGATCTTCTGGCCCACGGTCGTCTTCGCGCGCGATCCGGTCATCATCACGCAGGAAGGCGCCGAGCCGGTCGTCGCCGATCCGAACACGACGATGGTGTACAACGCCATGCGACCGTACACGCGTGAAGCACTCACCGATCGCGGTGATCGCTGCGAGTGGTTCAGCGTGGCGCCGCACCTTGCCTTGGAGATCGCGCGGAGCCTGGGGCTCAAGGCCGATCGTCCCGAGTCGCTCGCGCCGTTTACGCACGCGATCTGCCCGCCCGAGCTCTACCGAGACCAGCGCCGGCTCAGCCACGGCCTGGCCGCCTCCGAGTCCGACCCGCTGGGGTTGGGCGAGGCCGTGCTCGACGTCTTCCGCCGCGCGCTCGAGCCGGGCGTGGGAGCTCGTCGCCGCAAGTCGGCCGCCACGACCGAGCCCACGCGCCGTGCGCACCGAGACCTCGCCGAGAACGCCAAGGCCGTGCTCGCCCAGCGGTACGCCGACAGGCTCACGCTCGACGAGCTGTCGGACGAGCTCGAGGTCTCACCGTTCCATCTCGCGCGAACGTTCCGCCACTGGACGGGCCAGACCGTGCACAAGTACCTCACGGCCCTGCGCATCGCGGCCGCGCTCGACTTCATCGCCCAGGGCATGCCGCTGAACGAGGTCGCCGCGTGCACGGGCTTCAGCAGCCACAGCCACTTCACGCAGACCTTCGGCTGCCTGCTGGGCGAGAGCCCCTCGGCCTGGAGACGCAAGATCCTGCGTCCGGCCGTCACGCCCGCGTCACCCGAACCTTCGGTCGCGATCGAACCGGCCTCGGCCGAGCTTCACGACGCCGGGTAGGTGCACCGCGTCCGGTCGGTCTCCCACACGGTGACCTCGAGGAGCCGCGCGCCCGAGTTCGTGGCGTCGATGGCCCGGCTCAAGCGCTCGTAGCACGCTCGCGCGATGTGCTCGACGCTCGGGTTCACGCCCGACTTGCTGAAGTCGGGCGGATCGACGTTGAGGTTCGTGTGGTCGAACGCTTCGATGATCGTCTCGTCGGCGAGGCGCTCGAGGTCGTGCATCGTGAACGGCATCGGGCCGCTATCCGGGAGCGGCGCTTCGACGGCGGGCTCGACCTGGTAGTTGTGCCCGTGCCCGCTGGGGTTGTTGCACTTGCCGAAGAGCTCCTGGTTCTCCTCGTCGCTGAGCGCATCGACGTGCAGCCGGTGGGCGGCGGCGAAGTCGAACCTCGTGCGCAGGATGACGGTCGTTGCTTCTTGCGTCTCGGTCGGTGCGTGCATGGTGATGCTCGAGTATGGGGTCAGGTTCCAGCGGAGCGAGGCGAGCGAGACCGGC contains:
- the carB gene encoding carbamoyl-phosphate synthase large subunit, which codes for MPKREDVRTILVLGSGPIVIGQGCEFDYSGAQACKALRAEGCRVVLVNSNPATIMTDPSMSDRTYIEPITPESVRKIIQKECDESAGGQGIDAILPTLGGQTALNCACTLFDNGTLDEFGIEMIGADREVIHRAEDREAFRKVCEAEDLPLAPSRTVKSLDEAMEALDELGLPSIVRPAFTLGGWGGGVAYNTEEFRQQVARGLSASMIGQVQIDKSLLGWKEYELEVVRDKHDNCVIVCGIENIDAMGVHTGDSITVAPILTLTDKEYQVLRDAAFAVVRAVGVETGGSNVQFAVNPSPTPNDDGTEAFEFVVVEMNPRVSRSSALASKATGFPIAKIAARLALGYTLDELRNDITATTSACFEPSIDYVVTKMPRWTFEKFPEADETLTTQMKSVGEAMAIGRTFKESLQKAIRSMEVKRFGLGLDRNDKWLTATRAIEREQLVLDFAEPGDPTHIISATGLRTADGQPIEWPIDDTKLTRKLAVPSQGRLYYVRYALKMGWSIEQIHGLTKIDPFFLSQIAELVSFEDTLLAYEKLDDVPEHVLREAKRLGYSDAQLANVYLDTISSKTILSVRERRKGYGIIPAFKLVDTCAAEFEAATPYYYSTYESPVMVYDEAGNATQQYDTEVRITDAPKVVILGGGPNRIGQGIEFDYCCCHAAFAAREMGIESVMINSNPETVSTDYDTSDLLFFEPLTLEDVLNVTEAISPDGQLTGAIVQYGGQTPLNLAHGLAMAGTPIIGTSLDSIDLAEDRDQFDHLLEEVGLARPASGIARSRQRAEEIASELGYPVLVRPSYVLGGRGMEICQTKSALRRFVDSAVHSAGLDGGLDDAPILIDKFLDGATEVDVDVIADFDPSLDVGRQREGARAVICGIMEHIEHAGVHSGDSTCFLPPNELSPRTVAKVRDAAQKLAASLKVCGLMNVQLAIKDDVVYVLEVNPRASRTAPYVSKATHVPWPNLAARVMMGATLDELGVHEVLDAGAFAVKAPVFPHQKFPRVDFVLGPEMRSTGEVMGMDASPPLALAKAAMAAGNTLPTAGAVFVSVRDADKPGILPVVRGLAAMGFVIYSTGGTAEFLARYSVRTNLVQKIATGARPNVIDMMTSGDINLVINTPTASGSETDEGRIRSTAVRLSIPMITTATAARAAVDAIAALRAGDWSVRPLQEYAQAAQAIDANRQPVAAR
- a CDS encoding 6-carboxytetrahydropterin synthase, with amino-acid sequence MAPSDTSTSPPASGTIELIRTTRFCVNDRSFGDPASQIATDPNGYAAKPAMRGLGRYYSVDVTARGVPDPVTGYLIDIKAIDRAVRGAVVPMIAGACHDEPSREPATLLPGLVGALADALPVSLASLRWNLTPYSSITMHAPTETQEATTVILRTRFDFAAAHRLHVDALSDEENQELFGKCNNPSGHGHNYQVEPAVEAPLPDSGPMPFTMHDLERLADETIIEAFDHTNLNVDPPDFSKSGVNPSVEHIARACYERLSRAIDATNSGARLLEVTVWETDRTRCTYPAS
- a CDS encoding AraC family transcriptional regulator, giving the protein MSERGASGLHRLRGRPGLSPNELVVADRDWLHGRFRLPVDSPNFANTGPIFWPTVVFARDPVIITQEGAEPVVADPNTTMVYNAMRPYTREALTDRGDRCEWFSVAPHLALEIARSLGLKADRPESLAPFTHAICPPELYRDQRRLSHGLAASESDPLGLGEAVLDVFRRALEPGVGARRRKSAATTEPTRRAHRDLAENAKAVLAQRYADRLTLDELSDELEVSPFHLARTFRHWTGQTVHKYLTALRIAAALDFIAQGMPLNEVAACTGFSSHSHFTQTFGCLLGESPSAWRRKILRPAVTPASPEPSVAIEPASAELHDAG